In Vibrio syngnathi, the following proteins share a genomic window:
- a CDS encoding ABC transporter permease, whose translation MFNNPLAEARWLRFKANKRGFISLWIFTILFGLSLFAEIIANDKPLLVSYDNQWYVPVINEYAETEFGGEFETEADYKDPYVIELIEDSGYIVWPIIPFSYDTINFDISGAVPSEPDSVNWLGTDDKGRDVLARIIYGFRISVLFGFILTIVSSVVGVVVGATQGYYGGWVDLFGQRFIEVWSGMPTLFLLIILSSFIEPNFWWLLGIMVLFSWMSLVGIVRAEFLRCRNFDYVRAAQAMGVDDKRIMLRHMLPNAMVASLTMMPFILSGSVTTLTSLDFLGFGLPAGSPSLGELLAQGKANLQAPWLGISAFVVLSLMLTLLVFVGEAVRDAFDPHQQK comes from the coding sequence ATGTTTAACAACCCTTTAGCTGAAGCTCGTTGGTTACGTTTTAAAGCAAACAAGCGTGGTTTTATCTCCCTTTGGATATTTACCATTCTGTTTGGATTGAGCCTGTTCGCAGAGATCATTGCCAATGATAAGCCACTCTTGGTGTCTTATGATAATCAGTGGTATGTGCCTGTTATCAATGAATACGCAGAGACAGAGTTTGGTGGCGAGTTTGAAACCGAAGCCGACTACAAAGACCCGTATGTTATCGAACTCATTGAAGACAGCGGTTATATCGTGTGGCCAATCATTCCGTTTAGCTACGACACGATAAACTTCGATATTTCAGGTGCGGTGCCATCTGAACCCGATTCAGTGAACTGGCTAGGAACCGATGATAAAGGGCGAGATGTGTTAGCCCGCATCATTTATGGGTTCCGTATTTCGGTTCTGTTTGGTTTTATTCTGACGATAGTATCGAGTGTGGTCGGTGTCGTCGTTGGGGCGACACAAGGTTACTACGGTGGTTGGGTTGATCTATTCGGACAACGTTTCATTGAAGTCTGGTCTGGCATGCCGACCCTATTCTTGCTGATTATTTTGTCTAGCTTTATCGAGCCTAACTTCTGGTGGTTGCTCGGGATTATGGTGTTGTTCAGTTGGATGAGCCTTGTGGGGATTGTTCGGGCCGAGTTCTTGCGCTGCCGTAATTTCGATTATGTACGCGCGGCACAAGCGATGGGCGTTGATGACAAACGCATTATGCTTCGCCACATGCTACCCAACGCGATGGTGGCTTCGTTAACCATGATGCCGTTTATCCTTTCAGGCTCGGTCACCACATTAACGTCGTTAGATTTCTTAGGCTTTGGTTTGCCTGCGGGTTCGCCTTCATTAGGTGAGCTATTGGCGCAAGGTAAAGCTAACTTGCAAGCGCCTTGGCTTGGTATCTCTGCTTTCGTCGTGCTTTCACTGATGCTTACGTTACTTGTCTTCGTTGGTGAAGCGGTACGTGATGCCTTCGACCCACATCAACAGAAGTAA
- a CDS encoding microcin C ABC transporter permease YejB, with amino-acid sequence MAAYIFRRLLLVIPTLWAIITINFFIIQIAPGGPVEQAVAQLEGHNSGIMERFSGGGQEVDLSESDQASASGYKGSRGLDPEVVEEIKKQFGFDKPIHVRYFDMLKNYATFNFGESLFKGGNVIDLIIERLPVSVSLGLWSTLIIYVISIPLGIMKAIHHGSRFDIWSSAVVIVGYAVPGFLFAIILIILFASGNYFSWFPLRGLVSSNFDQLNWYQQIGDYFWHLALPIFAMVIGGFATLSMLTKNSFLDEINKQYVVTARAKGLDESSILYKHVFRNAMLIIIAGFPSAFISIFFTGSMLIEVMFSLEGIGLLGFESTIQRDYPVVFSSLYIMTLLGLVLSIISDLTYTWVDPRIDFEAR; translated from the coding sequence ATGGCCGCGTATATATTTCGGCGTTTACTGTTGGTGATCCCCACGTTGTGGGCGATCATCACCATTAACTTTTTCATTATTCAGATCGCCCCTGGTGGTCCGGTAGAGCAAGCCGTTGCTCAATTAGAAGGGCACAACTCCGGTATCATGGAGCGCTTTTCTGGTGGTGGACAAGAAGTTGATTTAAGCGAAAGTGACCAAGCGTCTGCCAGTGGCTATAAAGGCTCTCGCGGGCTTGATCCTGAAGTGGTTGAAGAGATCAAAAAGCAGTTTGGTTTTGATAAGCCGATTCATGTTCGCTACTTCGACATGTTGAAAAATTACGCGACCTTTAACTTCGGTGAAAGCCTGTTTAAAGGCGGCAACGTTATTGATTTGATCATCGAGCGACTGCCTGTCTCCGTTTCCTTAGGGCTCTGGAGTACGTTAATTATCTATGTGATTTCGATACCCTTGGGCATTATGAAGGCGATACATCACGGATCTCGGTTTGATATTTGGTCGAGTGCAGTGGTGATTGTTGGCTATGCCGTACCGGGCTTCTTGTTTGCGATTATCCTGATTATTTTGTTCGCCAGTGGCAACTACTTCAGTTGGTTCCCATTGCGTGGGTTAGTGTCGAGTAACTTCGACCAGCTTAATTGGTATCAGCAAATTGGCGACTATTTCTGGCACTTAGCGTTGCCAATTTTTGCGATGGTCATCGGTGGTTTCGCCACACTTAGCATGCTGACCAAAAACTCCTTCCTTGATGAAATCAATAAGCAATATGTAGTGACCGCACGAGCGAAAGGCTTGGACGAGAGCAGTATTCTCTATAAGCACGTTTTCCGTAACGCCATGCTGATCATTATTGCGGGTTTCCCAAGCGCATTTATTAGTATTTTCTTCACGGGTTCTATGTTGATTGAAGTGATGTTTTCACTCGAAGGCATCGGCCTTCTCGGCTTTGAGTCGACCATTCAACGTGACTATCCCGTGGTGTTCAGTTCTCTCTATATCATGACCTTGCTTGGCTTGGTGCTGAGCATTATCTCCGACCTGACGTATACCTGGGTTGACCCTCGAATTGATTTTGAAGCGCGTTAA
- a CDS encoding extracellular solute-binding protein, producing the protein MGTVFRRKASQRTQFFRSNLKSCAVMLPLIVLHPSVTHASDTQSTPAVTVIETTQLVGFGEAKYPVDFTHFDYVNPDAPKLGKVTYGSIGTYDSFNRFGSRGVAASYTGEIYDTLMFSPSDEIDAYYPLIASKVRYSSDFTWMEIDINPNAKFQDGKPITAHDVAFTFDKFSKEGVPQYRVYYKEIESVTAVSDLVVRIEMSKPNREKLFSFAQSTRVLPKHFWKDRKLSEPLSEPPVGSGPYKIISYKSGQSVTYGLDKNYWAADLPVNVGRNNFKQVQYDYYRDDTVMLEAFKAGEFDLRTENSAKFWANSYTGANFDKGYIIKEEINHEKPETTLGFVFNIQSPVFSDPKVREALTYAMDFEWMNKNMFYGQYKRTRSYFQNTDYEAKGLPSEAEVELLSQYKDQIPPRVFTEEFQPSVTDGSGRIRSQMRTAFKLLKEAGWVLKDKVMTNEKTGKPMSFELLIYSPTTERIATPVQKNLKRMGIEMKIRTIDTTQYIKRLRDRDFDMVSSSFSANPYPSPNLMIVWNSNYIDSTYNTAGVMDPVVDALTEEIARNQQHPEKLLTLGRSLDRVLQWNFYNIPQWHVGEYRVAMWDKFERPDVLPKYDLGIDTWWISEEKAALLPEKRR; encoded by the coding sequence ATGGGAACAGTTTTTCGACGAAAAGCCTCGCAGCGCACTCAGTTTTTCAGGTCTAATTTGAAGTCCTGTGCAGTCATGTTGCCGCTTATTGTTTTACACCCCTCCGTTACTCACGCTTCTGATACCCAATCAACTCCTGCTGTCACCGTTATTGAAACCACTCAACTGGTCGGTTTTGGTGAAGCAAAATATCCTGTCGATTTCACTCACTTTGATTACGTCAATCCTGATGCGCCAAAACTAGGCAAAGTGACCTATGGCAGCATTGGTACTTACGATAGCTTTAATCGATTCGGTTCCCGAGGCGTTGCTGCCAGCTATACGGGTGAGATTTACGATACCTTGATGTTTTCTCCGAGCGACGAGATTGATGCGTATTATCCATTGATTGCTTCAAAGGTTCGCTACTCCAGTGATTTCACTTGGATGGAAATCGATATCAACCCAAATGCTAAATTCCAAGACGGCAAGCCAATCACCGCGCACGATGTTGCTTTCACTTTCGATAAGTTTTCCAAAGAGGGCGTGCCTCAATATCGCGTGTATTACAAAGAGATCGAATCAGTAACCGCGGTCTCTGATTTGGTTGTTCGTATTGAGATGAGCAAGCCAAACCGTGAGAAGCTGTTTAGTTTTGCCCAAAGCACTCGCGTATTACCCAAACATTTTTGGAAAGACAGAAAGTTGTCTGAGCCGCTGAGTGAGCCGCCTGTAGGCAGTGGTCCATACAAAATCATCAGCTATAAATCGGGTCAAAGTGTTACCTACGGATTAGATAAAAATTACTGGGCTGCGGATCTGCCCGTTAACGTTGGTCGCAATAACTTCAAGCAAGTGCAGTACGATTACTATCGCGATGACACCGTAATGCTGGAAGCCTTCAAAGCAGGGGAGTTCGATCTTCGAACGGAAAACTCGGCTAAGTTCTGGGCTAATTCATACACGGGCGCAAACTTCGACAAAGGCTACATCATTAAAGAAGAGATCAACCATGAGAAGCCAGAGACGACTCTAGGTTTTGTCTTCAATATTCAATCTCCTGTGTTCTCTGATCCTAAAGTTCGAGAAGCGTTAACCTACGCGATGGACTTTGAGTGGATGAACAAGAACATGTTTTATGGTCAGTACAAACGGACTCGCAGTTATTTTCAAAACACCGACTATGAAGCGAAAGGCTTACCAAGCGAAGCTGAAGTCGAGTTGTTGTCTCAATACAAAGATCAAATTCCGCCAAGAGTTTTCACCGAAGAATTCCAGCCATCAGTGACCGATGGCAGTGGCCGTATTCGTAGCCAAATGCGTACTGCTTTCAAGCTTTTAAAAGAAGCAGGGTGGGTACTGAAAGACAAAGTAATGACCAACGAAAAGACCGGAAAGCCGATGTCATTTGAGTTGCTGATTTACAGCCCAACCACAGAACGTATCGCAACACCTGTTCAAAAGAACCTGAAACGTATGGGTATCGAAATGAAGATTCGTACTATCGATACCACTCAGTACATCAAGCGTCTTCGTGATCGCGATTTCGATATGGTGTCTTCATCGTTTTCGGCCAACCCTTATCCTAGCCCAAACTTAATGATCGTTTGGAACTCTAACTACATTGATTCTACTTACAATACTGCAGGTGTAATGGATCCGGTGGTTGACGCGTTAACAGAAGAAATTGCGCGTAACCAACAACATCCTGAAAAGCTTCTTACACTAGGTCGTTCACTTGACCGTGTATTGCAGTGGAACTTCTACAACATCCCTCAATGGCACGTTGGTGAATATCGCGTTGCAATGTGGGACAAGTTTGAGCGTCCAGATGTATTACCTAAATACGATTTAGGTATCGATACATGGTGGATTTCAGAAGAGAAGGCGGCTTTGCTTCCTGAAAAACGTCGCTAG
- a CDS encoding endonuclease/exonuclease/phosphatase family protein, whose amino-acid sequence MNKPNHITFATFNLLNYLEPPNAYYDFENIYSFEEWQKKQHWMAEAIGSLDCDVIGFQEIFSPHSLEQLMNELGYPYFAVVDSAHVEDDYLYTSPVVGIASRYPIENVQPVTPDSKLLSAFNLGDNFSFNRTPVHATITLPHLGSTDCYVVHFKSQRPTEPKAKSVDADYAQQGEKPQSDTLTRFHQEQLGSWLSSVQRGLEAQMLHQFITNQRYRTDQPVVLMGDFNKPLFHDEFKGLLSYSLNRDDASKHWLSHFRLKDSWDLYHQLHEEDLLEQRKPTHYYGASGSVLDYILMSNEFDCQNSSSLMEISSYTVLDHHLINPNFEHDQFSTDHAIVAVTAHIREA is encoded by the coding sequence TTGAACAAACCAAACCACATAACATTCGCAACATTCAATCTTTTAAACTATCTCGAGCCACCGAATGCTTATTATGATTTTGAGAACATATACAGCTTCGAAGAGTGGCAAAAGAAGCAACATTGGATGGCCGAAGCGATTGGTTCATTAGATTGTGATGTGATTGGCTTTCAAGAAATATTTAGCCCGCACTCTTTAGAGCAATTGATGAACGAGCTAGGTTATCCATACTTTGCTGTGGTCGATAGCGCACACGTTGAAGATGATTACCTATACACCTCACCTGTCGTTGGTATTGCTTCCCGTTATCCGATAGAAAACGTGCAGCCTGTTACGCCAGATTCAAAGTTGCTTTCGGCTTTCAACCTTGGTGACAACTTTTCCTTCAACAGAACACCTGTTCACGCAACGATTACGTTACCCCATTTAGGTTCGACCGACTGTTATGTGGTGCACTTCAAATCACAACGCCCGACAGAACCAAAAGCAAAATCTGTCGATGCAGACTACGCTCAGCAAGGCGAAAAGCCACAAAGTGACACGCTCACTCGCTTCCACCAAGAACAACTTGGATCTTGGTTATCTAGCGTTCAGCGCGGCCTAGAAGCACAAATGCTGCATCAATTCATCACAAATCAGCGCTACCGAACCGACCAGCCAGTTGTGTTAATGGGTGACTTTAACAAACCACTGTTTCACGATGAATTCAAAGGGCTTCTTAGCTATTCATTGAATCGAGATGATGCGAGCAAACATTGGTTATCGCACTTCCGCTTAAAAGACAGCTGGGATCTCTATCATCAGTTGCATGAAGAAGACTTACTAGAGCAGCGCAAACCAACTCATTACTACGGCGCTTCTGGTTCTGTGCTGGACTACATTTTGATGTCCAACGAGTTCGATTGTCAGAACTCATCGAGCTTGATGGAGATCTCTAGCTACACAGTGTTAGACCATCACCTCATTAACCCTAATTTTGAGCATGACCAATTCAGCACCGATCATGCCATCGTTGCTGTCACCGCTCATATTCGTGAAGCTTAG
- a CDS encoding winged helix-turn-helix domain-containing protein encodes MNHTIELNGLIIDTDSRTITNKQGNKITLRPHLLSVLCLLAENLGDPVSREDIIDMCWQGELTSPHILANVIYNLRNVFTRLRTPNIQITTITKFGYILSVDPT; translated from the coding sequence ATGAACCACACAATAGAGCTCAACGGCTTAATCATTGATACTGACTCTCGAACGATTACGAATAAACAGGGAAATAAGATTACTTTACGCCCTCATCTGCTTTCAGTCCTCTGTTTACTAGCAGAAAATCTAGGGGATCCCGTTTCTAGGGAAGATATTATTGATATGTGCTGGCAAGGGGAACTCACCTCTCCTCACATACTTGCTAACGTCATCTATAATCTACGTAATGTTTTTACACGCTTAAGAACACCAAACATTCAAATAACCACAATCACCAAGTTTGGCTACATTTTGTCGGTTGACCCCACTTAA
- the rbsD gene encoding D-ribose pyranase produces MKKSTLINSELSYLVATLGHTDEITICDAGLPIPDHVTRIDLALTHGIPSFQQTVKTMLDESQIEGVVIAEEFAKVSPEHHAALIDLIKTEEAHCGKPLAITYITHEELKERTHESRAVIRTGECTPYANVIFQAGVTF; encoded by the coding sequence ATGAAAAAAAGTACTCTAATTAATTCTGAACTCTCTTACTTAGTGGCGACTCTTGGCCACACAGATGAAATCACGATTTGTGACGCGGGCTTGCCGATTCCAGATCACGTAACTCGTATTGATCTTGCTCTGACTCACGGTATCCCAAGTTTTCAACAAACAGTAAAAACCATGCTGGATGAATCTCAAATTGAAGGTGTTGTGATTGCAGAAGAGTTTGCGAAAGTCAGCCCAGAACACCACGCCGCACTGATTGATTTAATCAAGACAGAAGAAGCACATTGTGGCAAACCTCTTGCGATTACTTACATCACTCATGAAGAACTCAAAGAGCGAACGCATGAAAGCCGCGCGGTTATTCGCACCGGTGAATGCACGCCATACGCAAATGTTATTTTCCAAGCTGGCGTAACGTTTTAA
- the rbsA gene encoding ribose ABC transporter ATP-binding protein RbsA, giving the protein MTQAILELSSIEKAFPGVKALDKASLNVYPGRVMALMGENGAGKSTLMKVLTGIYHLDSGTIAYQGKPAAFKGPRDSQQAGISIIHQELNLIPELTIAENIFLGREITGTMGRILWNEMYQEADKLLKRLNVKHSSKTPLGQLSLGEQQMVEIAKALSFESKVIIMDEPTDALTDTETESLFKVINELRDEGCGIVYISHRLKEIFEICDDITVLRDGKFIGQCEVKDTDEDGLIEMMVGRKLDEQYPRIGQSHGETCLEVIGLTGSGVHDVSFTLKRGEILGVSGLMGAGRTELMKVIYGALPSERGVINLENKTINPVSPKDGLANGIAYISEDRKGDGLVLGLSVKENMSLCSLDLLTKKGQIQHKDEVMAVDDFIKLFNIKTPTREQIIGNLSGGNQQKVAIAKGLMTKPKVLILDEPTRGVDVGAKKEIYQLINKFKADGMSIILVSSEMPEVLGMSDRIMVMHEGRVSGEFDAKEANQELLLACAVGKKINEDAA; this is encoded by the coding sequence ATGACTCAAGCCATTTTAGAACTTAGCTCAATTGAGAAGGCCTTCCCTGGTGTGAAAGCACTGGATAAGGCAAGCCTCAACGTTTATCCAGGACGCGTAATGGCGTTAATGGGAGAAAACGGTGCAGGTAAATCAACGCTTATGAAAGTGCTTACGGGTATCTATCACTTGGACAGCGGTACTATCGCCTACCAAGGTAAACCAGCGGCATTTAAAGGACCGCGTGATTCACAACAAGCCGGCATTAGTATCATTCACCAAGAACTGAACCTAATTCCTGAGTTAACCATCGCCGAGAACATCTTCTTAGGTCGTGAAATCACGGGCACCATGGGTCGCATCTTGTGGAACGAGATGTACCAAGAAGCCGACAAGCTACTGAAACGTCTTAACGTGAAACACAGCTCGAAAACACCTTTGGGCCAGTTGAGCCTTGGTGAGCAACAAATGGTAGAGATTGCGAAAGCCCTATCGTTTGAGTCTAAGGTCATCATCATGGATGAACCGACTGATGCATTAACCGATACCGAAACTGAGTCTCTGTTTAAGGTGATTAACGAACTGCGCGATGAAGGCTGTGGCATTGTTTACATCTCTCACCGTCTGAAAGAGATCTTTGAGATTTGTGATGACATCACGGTACTTCGTGACGGTAAGTTCATTGGTCAATGTGAAGTAAAAGACACCGACGAAGATGGTCTGATCGAGATGATGGTTGGCCGTAAGCTAGACGAACAATATCCACGTATTGGCCAGAGCCACGGTGAAACCTGCCTTGAAGTGATTGGCCTGACTGGTTCTGGTGTTCATGACGTGAGCTTTACGCTAAAGCGCGGTGAAATCCTGGGTGTATCTGGCCTAATGGGCGCAGGTCGTACCGAACTGATGAAAGTGATTTACGGTGCCCTTCCAAGTGAGCGCGGCGTCATCAACCTAGAAAACAAAACCATCAACCCTGTAAGTCCGAAAGATGGCTTGGCGAATGGCATTGCTTACATCTCTGAAGACCGTAAAGGCGATGGCTTGGTTCTAGGTCTTTCAGTAAAAGAAAATATGTCTTTATGTTCACTTGACCTGTTGACTAAGAAAGGTCAAATCCAACATAAAGACGAAGTAATGGCGGTTGATGACTTCATCAAGCTCTTCAACATCAAAACCCCGACTCGCGAACAGATTATTGGCAACCTTTCTGGTGGTAACCAACAGAAAGTGGCGATCGCTAAAGGCCTGATGACCAAACCAAAAGTACTGATTCTCGATGAGCCAACGCGTGGTGTCGATGTCGGTGCCAAGAAAGAGATTTACCAACTCATTAATAAGTTTAAAGCCGATGGCATGAGCATTATTTTGGTTTCATCTGAAATGCCAGAAGTGTTAGGAATGAGTGACCGCATCATGGTGATGCATGAAGGCCGTGTAAGCGGTGAATTTGATGCTAAAGAAGCAAACCAAGAATTATTACTGGCGTGTGCGGTCGGTAAAAAGATCAACGAGGACGCAGCATGA
- the rbsC gene encoding ribose ABC transporter permease, which translates to MSTKTMSKTTEAPKKKPLISKEWLIDQKSLIALIFLIVVVSFLNPNFFTVDNILNILRQTSVNAIIAVGMTLVILTAGIDLSVGSVLALCGAFAASMIGMEIPVMIAVPTALVAGAALGAISGVIIAKGKVQAFIATLVTMTLLRGVTMVYTDGRPISTGFTDTADAFAWFGTGYAMGIPVPVWIMVVVFAAVWYLLNHTRFGRYVYALGGNESATRLSGIDVDKVKIGVYAICGLLAAVAGIIVASRLSSAQPTAGMGYELDAIAAVVLGGTSLAGGRGRIMGTLIGALIIGFLNNALNLLDVSSYYQMIAKAVVILLAVLVDNKNK; encoded by the coding sequence ATGAGTACTAAAACCATGAGCAAAACAACTGAAGCTCCAAAGAAAAAACCGTTAATCAGCAAAGAGTGGCTGATTGATCAAAAGTCATTGATTGCTTTGATCTTCCTGATTGTTGTCGTTTCTTTCTTAAACCCAAACTTTTTTACGGTCGACAACATTCTGAATATCCTGCGTCAAACCTCGGTTAACGCGATTATCGCAGTAGGTATGACGCTGGTTATCTTAACCGCGGGGATCGACTTGAGTGTTGGTTCTGTACTGGCTCTTTGTGGTGCATTCGCAGCCAGCATGATTGGCATGGAAATCCCAGTGATGATCGCAGTGCCAACCGCTCTAGTAGCCGGTGCAGCATTAGGCGCTATCAGTGGTGTGATTATCGCCAAGGGTAAGGTTCAAGCCTTCATCGCAACGCTTGTGACTATGACTCTACTTCGCGGCGTAACCATGGTTTACACCGATGGTCGCCCTATCTCAACAGGCTTCACAGACACAGCAGACGCGTTCGCTTGGTTCGGTACAGGCTACGCAATGGGCATCCCAGTTCCGGTATGGATCATGGTCGTGGTATTCGCAGCGGTATGGTACCTACTTAACCACACACGTTTCGGTCGCTACGTTTACGCTCTAGGTGGCAACGAATCAGCAACTCGCCTATCAGGTATTGATGTAGACAAAGTAAAAATCGGCGTTTACGCAATCTGTGGTCTATTGGCAGCAGTGGCAGGCATCATCGTGGCATCGCGTTTGTCATCAGCTCAACCAACCGCAGGTATGGGTTATGAGCTAGACGCCATCGCAGCCGTGGTTCTTGGCGGCACAAGCTTAGCCGGCGGTCGTGGTCGCATCATGGGTACATTGATTGGTGCACTGATTATCGGCTTCCTAAACAACGCCCTAAACCTATTAGACGTATCTTCTTACTACCAGATGATTGCAAAAGCAGTGGTTATTCTTCTGGCGGTATTAGTCGACAACAAAAACAAGTAA
- the rbsB gene encoding ribose ABC transporter substrate-binding protein RbsB, giving the protein MKKLATLISAALLSTTVSVSAQAQDTMAIVLSTLNNPFFVTMKDGAEAKAEELGYKLIVLDSQNDPSKELSNIEDLTIRGVKAILINPTDSDAVSNAIRIANRSNIPVLTLDRGASRGDVVSHIASDNVIGGEMAGHYIMEKVGEKAKVIQLEGIAGTSAARERGEGFMNAVNGSDLELLASQPADFDRTKGLNVMENLLAANPDVQAVFAQNDEMALGALRAVQASGKEVMIVGFDGTEDGIAAVNRGLLGATVAQQPDLIGSLGIEIADKVLKGETVDEYVPVALKIIAK; this is encoded by the coding sequence ATGAAAAAATTAGCGACTCTTATTTCTGCTGCTCTTCTTTCTACAACAGTATCTGTGTCTGCACAGGCGCAAGATACAATGGCAATCGTTCTATCTACATTGAATAACCCATTCTTTGTAACCATGAAAGATGGCGCAGAAGCGAAAGCTGAAGAGCTAGGCTACAAGCTTATCGTTCTTGATTCTCAAAACGACCCAAGCAAAGAGCTTTCGAACATTGAAGATCTAACCATTCGTGGTGTGAAAGCAATCCTGATTAACCCAACGGATTCAGACGCTGTGTCTAACGCGATTCGCATTGCTAACCGTTCAAACATCCCTGTACTGACACTAGACCGTGGTGCAAGCCGTGGTGACGTAGTGAGCCACATTGCTTCTGATAACGTAATTGGCGGTGAAATGGCAGGTCACTACATCATGGAAAAAGTGGGCGAGAAAGCGAAAGTAATCCAACTTGAAGGTATCGCGGGTACATCGGCTGCTCGTGAACGTGGCGAAGGCTTCATGAACGCAGTAAACGGCAGCGACCTTGAGCTTCTTGCAAGCCAACCTGCTGATTTCGACCGTACTAAAGGTCTGAACGTAATGGAAAACTTGCTTGCTGCTAACCCAGATGTACAAGCGGTATTCGCTCAAAACGATGAAATGGCACTAGGTGCTCTTCGCGCCGTTCAAGCTTCAGGTAAAGAAGTGATGATCGTTGGCTTTGATGGCACTGAAGACGGTATCGCTGCTGTTAACCGCGGCCTACTAGGCGCAACGGTTGCACAACAGCCTGACCTAATCGGTTCTTTAGGTATTGAAATAGCAGACAAAGTACTGAAAGGCGAGACAGTAGACGAGTACGTACCAGTAGCTCTAAAAATCATCGCTAAGTAA
- the rbsK gene encoding ribokinase — translation MTQLIVLGSVNADHVLQVPSFPRPGETLIGGNYQVIPGGKGANQAVAAARLNADIGFIACVGDDPFGINIRQDFAKDGINIDGVIVAENTPTGIAMIQVSAAGENSICLSAEANNKLTCDQIEPHLEKIRGAKYLLTQLETPIEGIEYAAKVAKESGTQVILNPAPARPLSDSLLAYVDVITPNETEAEVLTGITVTDSASAHQAALALHAKGIETVMITLGAKGVWVSHRGQGNAGDKGELIAGFRVEATDTTAAGDTFNGALVTGLLEDMPLERAIKFAHAAAAISVTRFGAQTSIPNRSETDAFLSEQLSA, via the coding sequence ATGACTCAACTGATTGTTTTAGGTAGCGTTAACGCTGACCACGTACTGCAAGTTCCTTCTTTCCCTCGTCCGGGTGAAACCTTGATTGGCGGTAACTATCAGGTCATCCCTGGCGGCAAAGGCGCAAACCAAGCCGTAGCGGCCGCAAGATTAAACGCAGATATCGGCTTTATCGCCTGTGTCGGTGACGACCCATTTGGCATCAATATTCGTCAAGACTTTGCCAAAGACGGCATCAACATCGATGGTGTGATCGTTGCAGAAAACACACCTACAGGCATCGCGATGATCCAAGTATCTGCAGCAGGTGAAAACAGCATTTGCCTTTCTGCTGAAGCCAACAACAAGCTGACTTGCGATCAAATCGAACCACACCTAGAGAAGATTCGCGGCGCTAAATACCTTCTAACTCAACTTGAAACGCCAATTGAAGGCATTGAATACGCAGCAAAAGTAGCAAAAGAGAGTGGCACTCAAGTTATTCTAAACCCGGCACCTGCTCGTCCATTATCGGATTCATTGCTTGCTTACGTTGATGTGATCACACCCAACGAAACCGAAGCAGAAGTTTTGACAGGCATTACCGTGACGGACAGCGCATCCGCTCATCAGGCAGCCTTGGCTTTGCATGCTAAAGGCATCGAGACGGTAATGATCACACTTGGCGCTAAAGGCGTTTGGGTTAGTCATCGCGGTCAAGGTAATGCAGGCGACAAAGGCGAGCTCATTGCAGGGTTCCGCGTTGAAGCAACAGACACAACTGCTGCTGGTGATACCTTCAACGGCGCATTGGTGACAGGCTTGCTTGAAGATATGCCACTTGAGCGCGCGATTAAGTTTGCTCATGCCGCGGCAGCAATTTCAGTGACTCGCTTTGGCGCTCAAACGTCGATTCCGAACCGTTCTGAAACCGATGCGTTTTTATCAGAGCAATTATCTGCCTAA